A stretch of the Taeniopygia guttata chromosome 3, bTaeGut7.mat, whole genome shotgun sequence genome encodes the following:
- the GGPS1 gene encoding geranylgeranyl pyrophosphate synthase isoform X2: MLHNASLLVDDIEDNSKLRRGFPVAHSIYGIPSVINCANYVYFLGLEKVLTLDHPDAVKVFTRQLLELHKGQGLDIYWRDTYTCPTEAEYKAMVLQKTGGLFGLAVGLMQLFSNYKKDLKPLLNTLGLFFQIRDDYANLHSKEYSENKSFCEDLTEGKFSFPTIHAIWSRPESTQVQNILRQRTENIDIKKYCVHYLENVGSFEYTRNTLKELESEAYKQIESLGGNPELVALVQQLSKMFKEPEN; encoded by the coding sequence ATGTTGCACAATGCAAGCCTACTTGTGGATGATATTGAAGATAACTCAAAGCTACGACGGGGCTTTCCAGTGGCGCACAGTATCTATGGAATTCCGTCTGTAATCAACTGTGCtaattatgtttattttcttggctTAGAGAAGGTTTTAACCCTTGATCATCCAGATGCTGTTAAAGTATTTACCCGTCAACTTCTGGAACTCCATAAAGGTCAAGGCTTGGATATTTACTGGAGGGATACTTACACCTGTCCTACAGAGGCTGAGTATAAAGCGATGGTACTGCAAAAGACAGGTGGTCTCTTCGGATTAGCTGTAGGCCTCATGCAGCTGTTTTCGAATTATAAAAAAGACTTAAAGCCACTTCTTAACACACTTGGTCTCTTCTTCCAAATAAGAGATGACTATGCCAACTTGCACTCCAAAGAATATAGTGAGAACAAGAGTTTTTGTGAAGACTTAACTGAGGGCAAGTTCTCATTCCCAACCATTCATGCAATTTGGTCAAGACCTGAAAGTACTCAGGTGCAAAACATTTTACGTCAAAGGACAGAGAACATagatataaaaaaatactgtgtaCATTACCTTGAAAATGTTGGTTCCTTTGAGTACACTCGGAATACATTGAAAGAGCTTGAATCTGAAGCCTATAAACAAATTGAATCACTTGGGGGAAACCCTGAGCTTGTAGCACTAGTTCAACAGCTGAGCAAAATGTTCAAAGaacctgaaaattaa
- the GGPS1 gene encoding geranylgeranyl pyrophosphate synthase isoform X1: MDGMDETSKRILEPYQYLLQLPGKQVRTKLSQAFNHWLNVPEDKIQVIIDVTEMLHNASLLVDDIEDNSKLRRGFPVAHSIYGIPSVINCANYVYFLGLEKVLTLDHPDAVKVFTRQLLELHKGQGLDIYWRDTYTCPTEAEYKAMVLQKTGGLFGLAVGLMQLFSNYKKDLKPLLNTLGLFFQIRDDYANLHSKEYSENKSFCEDLTEGKFSFPTIHAIWSRPESTQVQNILRQRTENIDIKKYCVHYLENVGSFEYTRNTLKELESEAYKQIESLGGNPELVALVQQLSKMFKEPEN, encoded by the exons atggaTGGGATGGATGAAACATCTAAAAGAATCCTAGAGCCATACCAGTATTTGCTTCAACTACCAG gTAAGCAAGTGAGAACCAAACTGTCACAGGCCTTTAATCACTGGCTGAATGTTCCAGAAGATAAAATACAG GTTATCATTGACGTGACAGAGATGTTGCACAATGCAAGCCTACTTGTGGATGATATTGAAGATAACTCAAAGCTACGACGGGGCTTTCCAGTGGCGCACAGTATCTATGGAATTCCGTCTGTAATCAACTGTGCtaattatgtttattttcttggctTAGAGAAGGTTTTAACCCTTGATCATCCAGATGCTGTTAAAGTATTTACCCGTCAACTTCTGGAACTCCATAAAGGTCAAGGCTTGGATATTTACTGGAGGGATACTTACACCTGTCCTACAGAGGCTGAGTATAAAGCGATGGTACTGCAAAAGACAGGTGGTCTCTTCGGATTAGCTGTAGGCCTCATGCAGCTGTTTTCGAATTATAAAAAAGACTTAAAGCCACTTCTTAACACACTTGGTCTCTTCTTCCAAATAAGAGATGACTATGCCAACTTGCACTCCAAAGAATATAGTGAGAACAAGAGTTTTTGTGAAGACTTAACTGAGGGCAAGTTCTCATTCCCAACCATTCATGCAATTTGGTCAAGACCTGAAAGTACTCAGGTGCAAAACATTTTACGTCAAAGGACAGAGAACATagatataaaaaaatactgtgtaCATTACCTTGAAAATGTTGGTTCCTTTGAGTACACTCGGAATACATTGAAAGAGCTTGAATCTGAAGCCTATAAACAAATTGAATCACTTGGGGGAAACCCTGAGCTTGTAGCACTAGTTCAACAGCTGAGCAAAATGTTCAAAGaacctgaaaattaa